One region of Mycobacterium riyadhense genomic DNA includes:
- the tilS gene encoding tRNA lysidine(34) synthetase TilS: MDRPGAVGQLRAAGEKFLKAHLDTADRWCVGLSGGPDSLALTAVAAQLLPTTALIVDHGLQPGSDAVAETARAQALSLGCVDAQVLCVQVDTSTGSGSPEAAARTARYAALGARRDGPVLLAHTLDDQAETVLLGLGRGSGARSIAGMRPYDPPWCRPLLGVRRSVTHAACRELGLSAWQDPHNTDRRFTRTRLRTEVLPLLEDVLGGGVAEALARTATALREDTELIDTMAAEALSEALAGSGLSIEALTALPDPVRRRVIRGWLLAGGATGLTDKQIRRVDALVTAWRGQGGVAVGSTLRGQRLIAGRRDGVLTLWSEPVSKSI, encoded by the coding sequence ATGGATCGACCGGGTGCTGTAGGGCAGCTGCGCGCGGCCGGCGAGAAGTTTTTGAAGGCGCATCTGGACACAGCCGACCGATGGTGCGTGGGGCTCTCCGGTGGCCCCGACTCGTTGGCCCTTACCGCGGTCGCGGCGCAGCTGTTGCCCACCACCGCTCTGATCGTGGACCATGGCCTGCAGCCCGGTTCGGACGCTGTCGCCGAAACCGCGCGGGCGCAGGCTCTGTCGCTGGGATGCGTTGACGCACAAGTTCTTTGCGTTCAGGTGGATACCTCAACCGGGTCCGGCAGCCCGGAGGCGGCGGCGCGCACCGCTCGCTACGCCGCGCTGGGCGCCCGCCGTGACGGCCCGGTGCTGTTGGCCCACACCCTGGACGATCAGGCCGAGACGGTGTTGCTCGGGCTTGGCCGCGGTTCGGGGGCTCGGTCGATCGCCGGCATGCGCCCGTACGATCCGCCGTGGTGCCGGCCATTGCTTGGGGTGCGACGCAGCGTGACGCATGCGGCATGCCGGGAGCTGGGCCTGAGCGCGTGGCAGGATCCGCACAACACCGACCGCCGCTTCACCCGAACGCGGTTGCGCACCGAAGTGCTGCCACTGCTGGAAGATGTGCTGGGTGGAGGCGTCGCCGAAGCGCTGGCCCGCACCGCGACGGCGTTGCGCGAGGACACCGAACTGATCGACACGATGGCCGCTGAGGCGTTATCCGAGGCGCTGGCGGGGTCGGGTTTGAGCATCGAGGCGTTGACCGCGCTGCCGGATCCGGTGCGGCGCAGGGTAATTCGTGGCTGGCTCCTGGCAGGCGGCGCGACCGGGCTGACCGATAAGCAGATCCGCCGCGTGGACGCGCTGGTCACCGCGTGGCGCGGCCAGGGCGGCGTGGCGGTCGGCTCCACCTTGCGTGGGCAGCGGTTGATTGCCGGGCGGCGCGACGGCGTACTGACCTTGTGGAGTGAGCCCGTCTCCAAGTCGATTTGA
- the dacB gene encoding D-alanyl-D-alanine carboxypeptidase/D-alanyl-D-alanine endopeptidase: protein MGPKRWRKSTQVLIGVAVLAFVAVLVAAAAFFTTGGHGSGGARSPVPPPRPPTVKPGVTPVADTAVTPSAAGVAAALAAAAADPNLGKLGGRITDALTGNELWRQLDDLPLIPASTNKILTAAAALLTLDRQARISTRVVATSQAAQGAVVLVGAGDPTLSAAPPGQDTWYRGAARISDLVEQIRRSGVTPTVVQVDISAFSGPTMAPGWDPADVDNGDVAPIEAAMIDAGRIQPTTVNSRRSRTPALDAGRELAKALGLDPAAVTIGSAPTGARQLAVVQSAPLIQRLSQMMNASDNVMAECIGREVAAAINRPQSFTGAVDAVTNRLNTVHVDTAGAALVDSSGLSVDNRLTARTLDGVMQAAAGPDQPTLRPLLDLLPIAGGSGTLGERFLDRSTEQGPAGWLRAKTGSLTAINSLVGVLTDSSGRVLTFAFISNEAGPNGRNAMDALATKLWFCGCAT, encoded by the coding sequence ATGGGTCCCAAACGTTGGCGTAAGTCCACCCAGGTATTGATCGGGGTGGCTGTGCTGGCGTTTGTCGCCGTGCTGGTCGCGGCCGCGGCGTTCTTCACCACCGGAGGTCACGGATCCGGTGGCGCCCGGTCGCCCGTTCCGCCGCCGCGGCCGCCCACGGTCAAGCCCGGAGTGACCCCGGTTGCCGACACGGCCGTTACACCGAGTGCCGCCGGCGTGGCGGCGGCACTGGCTGCAGCCGCGGCCGATCCCAATTTGGGCAAGTTAGGGGGCCGGATCACCGATGCCCTGACCGGAAACGAACTCTGGCGTCAGCTAGATGACTTGCCGTTGATACCGGCGTCGACGAACAAGATTTTGACGGCAGCGGCGGCGTTGCTGACCTTGGACCGTCAGGCCCGGATCAGCACGCGTGTGGTGGCCACCAGCCAAGCCGCTCAGGGAGCTGTCGTGCTGGTGGGGGCCGGGGATCCGACGCTGTCCGCCGCACCACCCGGCCAGGACACCTGGTATCGGGGTGCGGCGCGCATCAGCGACCTCGTCGAACAGATTCGTCGCAGCGGCGTGACGCCGACGGTGGTGCAGGTGGACATTTCGGCGTTCAGTGGTCCGACGATGGCACCGGGCTGGGACCCTGCCGACGTCGACAACGGGGACGTGGCCCCGATCGAGGCGGCGATGATCGATGCCGGGCGTATCCAGCCGACCACGGTCAACTCCCGAAGGTCGCGCACCCCGGCGCTGGACGCCGGACGCGAGCTGGCCAAGGCCCTTGGACTCGACCCCGCGGCGGTGACGATCGGTTCCGCTCCGACGGGTGCTCGGCAACTGGCCGTGGTGCAGTCGGCGCCGTTGATCCAGCGGCTGTCTCAAATGATGAACGCCTCTGACAATGTGATGGCCGAGTGCATCGGGCGCGAGGTGGCCGCCGCGATCAACCGGCCGCAGAGCTTTACCGGCGCGGTCGACGCGGTGACCAACCGGCTGAACACCGTGCACGTCGACACCGCCGGTGCCGCGCTGGTCGATTCCAGCGGTTTGTCGGTGGACAACCGTCTGACCGCCCGCACCCTGGACGGCGTGATGCAGGCCGCCGCTGGACCCGATCAGCCGACGTTGCGACCCTTACTGGACCTGCTTCCCATCGCCGGCGGTAGCGGCACGCTGGGCGAGCGCTTCCTGGACCGGTCCACCGAGCAGGGGCCCGCAGGTTGGCTGCGGGCCAAAACCGGATCATTGACCGCCATCAACTCGTTGGTCGGAGTGCTCACCGACAGCAGCGGACGGGTGCTCACCTTCGCGTTCATCTCCAACGAGGCTGGGCCGAACGGCCGCAACGCAATGGACGCGCTGGCCACCAAGCTCTGGTTCTGCGGGTGCGCGACGTGA
- a CDS encoding SIMPL domain-containing protein: MPIAQRARGFVRKSIALTAALFAAASLAACDSHNAAQSGANPRQVTVFGSGQVQGAPDTLTADVAIEFTAGDVTSAMNQTNDRQQAVINALVDAGQERKDIRTTEVTLQPQYSTPEPGGTAIITSYRAENAIAVKIHPTDAASRLLELIVNRGGDATRIRSVRYSIADDSKLVKDAQTRAFEDAKTRAQQYAQLSGLNLGKVLSISEETGHAPLEGGPAAPSPRASTVPLEPGQQMVSFSVTVIWELT, encoded by the coding sequence ATGCCGATCGCACAACGCGCCCGGGGATTTGTCCGCAAGTCGATTGCATTGACCGCCGCCCTGTTCGCCGCGGCCTCGCTGGCGGCGTGCGATTCGCACAACGCGGCTCAATCCGGCGCAAATCCACGTCAGGTGACCGTGTTCGGTTCGGGCCAGGTACAGGGTGCTCCGGACACCCTAACCGCCGACGTCGCCATTGAGTTCACCGCGGGCGACGTCACCAGCGCGATGAACCAGACCAATGACCGCCAGCAAGCGGTCATCAACGCACTGGTAGACGCGGGACAGGAGCGCAAGGACATCCGCACCACCGAGGTCACCCTGCAGCCGCAGTACAGCACTCCCGAGCCCGGTGGCACCGCCATCATCACCAGCTATCGCGCCGAAAACGCCATCGCGGTCAAGATCCACCCGACAGATGCCGCATCGCGGCTGCTCGAACTCATCGTCAACCGCGGCGGTGACGCAACCCGGATCAGATCGGTCAGGTACTCGATCGCCGACGACTCGAAGCTGGTGAAGGACGCGCAGACCCGTGCCTTCGAGGACGCCAAGACCCGCGCCCAGCAGTACGCGCAACTGTCGGGACTCAACCTTGGCAAGGTGCTCTCCATCTCGGAGGAAACCGGCCACGCGCCGTTAGAGGGCGGGCCGGCAGCGCCGTCCCCGCGCGCTTCCACCGTGCCACTGGAACCCGGCCAGCAGATGGTGAGCTTTTCGGTGACGGTGATCTGGGAGCTGACGTAA
- a CDS encoding PPE family protein, translating to MLDFAALPPEINSALMYAGPGSGPMLTAATAWEVLSAELQTVASSYDALVTGLTDGPWQGPSAAAMAAAAAPQVAWLVDTAALAELAGSQAVAAASAYEAAFLATVPPAEVAANRALLMALLATNFLGQNTAAIAATEAQYAEMWAQDAAAMYGYAGASAQASTLTPFSPAAATVNPGGLAAQAASVAQAIGNSTAADAGLQQLTSILPTVLGDLANPSALLADPLKVLGITGHTYTADGTGVIVGGMLGDLTTAVTGDATLDATTALDTFGRWVSPARLMVTQFKDYVGLAHDLPKFASEGAKAAGEAAKALPALPSVLPNAGGLGGIAAAAGNAAKVGAFSAPASWAGSVPAATPINVALNGLASGAAAEPAASAFGGVPVVPGSGVGRGLAAHFAAPRYGFKPTIMPQPPAGG from the coding sequence ATGCTGGATTTTGCGGCTTTGCCGCCGGAGATCAACTCTGCGCTGATGTATGCCGGACCCGGCTCGGGCCCGATGCTGACCGCCGCGACGGCCTGGGAGGTGTTGTCCGCAGAGCTACAAACCGTGGCGTCTTCCTACGACGCCCTGGTCACTGGCCTGACTGACGGGCCATGGCAGGGTCCATCCGCGGCGGCGATGGCGGCCGCCGCGGCGCCCCAAGTGGCGTGGTTGGTGGACACCGCCGCGCTGGCTGAACTGGCCGGCAGCCAAGCTGTGGCTGCGGCGAGCGCTTATGAAGCGGCTTTTCTCGCGACGGTGCCACCGGCGGAGGTCGCGGCCAACCGGGCTCTTTTGATGGCGTTGCTAGCGACGAATTTCCTCGGTCAGAACACCGCGGCAATCGCGGCCACCGAGGCGCAATACGCCGAGATGTGGGCCCAGGATGCCGCAGCGATGTATGGCTATGCCGGTGCATCGGCGCAGGCGTCGACGTTGACGCCGTTTAGCCCGGCGGCGGCCACGGTCAACCCCGGCGGGCTGGCCGCCCAAGCGGCCTCGGTTGCCCAAGCGATCGGCAACTCCACTGCTGCGGACGCTGGACTCCAGCAGCTGACCTCGATTCTGCCCACTGTGCTGGGGGATCTCGCAAACCCGTCCGCACTACTCGCCGACCCTCTGAAAGTGCTCGGGATCACCGGGCACACTTACACCGCCGATGGAACCGGGGTGATCGTGGGCGGAATGTTAGGCGACTTGACGACGGCTGTGACCGGGGACGCAACTTTGGATGCCACTACGGCCTTGGACACATTTGGCAGATGGGTTTCTCCCGCCCGGCTCATGGTTACCCAGTTCAAGGACTACGTGGGCCTCGCCCACGACCTGCCGAAGTTCGCCAGTGAGGGGGCCAAAGCCGCCGGTGAAGCCGCCAAGGCGCTGCCGGCCCTTCCATCCGTCCTTCCGAATGCGGGTGGTCTTGGTGGGATTGCGGCAGCTGCCGGCAACGCGGCCAAGGTCGGGGCTTTCTCGGCGCCGGCGTCCTGGGCCGGTTCAGTCCCGGCTGCAACGCCCATCAACGTTGCCCTCAACGGCCTCGCGTCCGGCGCGGCCGCTGAACCCGCCGCAAGTGCGTTCGGCGGGGTGCCGGTGGTGCCGGGCTCCGGAGTCGGGCGCGGCCTAGCCGCCCACTTTGCCGCACCCCGATACGGTTTCAAGCCCACCATCATGCCGCAACCGCCAGCCGGCGGATGA
- a CDS encoding PE family protein, translated as MSIMLAEPDMLAATAGELQSINVAVRAGNAAAALPTTSVVPAASDLVSLLTAMQFAAHAKLYQQISAQAAAVQEQLATTLGISAGSYAVTEAANVSTIG; from the coding sequence ATGTCGATAATGCTCGCAGAGCCAGATATGTTGGCCGCGACTGCCGGCGAGCTGCAGTCCATCAACGTTGCGGTGCGCGCCGGAAATGCCGCGGCGGCATTGCCCACGACCAGTGTGGTTCCCGCCGCGTCTGATTTGGTGTCGCTGCTGACCGCGATGCAGTTTGCCGCACACGCAAAGCTGTATCAGCAGATCAGCGCTCAGGCGGCGGCCGTCCAGGAGCAGTTGGCGACGACGCTGGGCATCAGCGCGGGTTCGTATGCGGTCACCGAGGCCGCCAACGTCAGCACAATTGGGTAG
- a CDS encoding WXG100 family type VII secretion target, which yields MTTRFMTDPHAMRDMAGRFEMHAQTVEDEARRMWASSQNISGAGWSGLAEATSLDTMGQMNTAFRNIVNMLHGVRDGLIRDANNYEQQEQASQQILSS from the coding sequence ATGACTACACGCTTTATGACCGACCCGCACGCGATGCGGGACATGGCGGGCCGCTTCGAGATGCACGCCCAAACCGTCGAGGACGAGGCCCGCCGGATGTGGGCGTCCTCGCAGAACATCTCCGGCGCTGGCTGGAGCGGTCTTGCCGAGGCGACCTCGCTGGACACCATGGGGCAGATGAACACGGCGTTCCGCAACATCGTGAACATGCTGCACGGTGTTCGCGACGGCCTGATCCGCGATGCCAACAACTACGAGCAGCAAGAGCAGGCCTCGCAGCAGATCCTCAGCAGCTGA
- a CDS encoding zinc-dependent metalloprotease encodes MTAATDLTLGNTVDWRFAATVGAKLARPGPPSTEYTRRQVIDELLTAAAKAEPPVRDITGLVADDVVPPARVVDRPEWIRAAAESMRAMTNGSEKPRGFLTGRITGAQTGAVLAFVASGILGQYDPFGVAEEGCLLLVYPNVIAVERQLKVDPSDFRLWVCLHEVTHRVQFTANPWLAGYMADSLALLTREPADDLGQVVSRLADFVRTRGSGDGDDFAPSGILGLVRAVQSEPQREALDRLLVLGTLLEGHAEHVMDAVGPVVVPSVATIRRRFDERRQRKQPPLQRLLRALLGFDAKLSQYTRGKAFVDHVVDRVGMKRFNTIWSGPTTLPLPAEIENPQRWIDRVL; translated from the coding sequence GTGACCGCAGCAACGGATCTCACCCTTGGCAACACCGTCGATTGGCGATTTGCGGCGACCGTCGGGGCAAAGCTGGCCCGGCCGGGTCCGCCGTCCACGGAATACACGCGCCGCCAGGTGATCGACGAGTTGCTGACCGCGGCGGCGAAAGCTGAACCGCCGGTGCGCGACATCACCGGTCTGGTGGCCGACGATGTGGTGCCGCCCGCCCGCGTCGTGGACCGGCCGGAGTGGATCCGGGCGGCCGCGGAATCGATGCGGGCGATGACGAACGGCAGCGAAAAGCCGCGGGGGTTTCTCACCGGACGGATCACCGGTGCGCAGACGGGTGCGGTGCTGGCGTTCGTGGCCTCAGGCATCCTCGGGCAATACGACCCGTTCGGTGTGGCCGAAGAGGGCTGCTTGTTGTTGGTGTATCCCAACGTCATTGCCGTCGAGCGGCAACTGAAGGTCGACCCGTCCGACTTCCGGCTGTGGGTGTGCCTGCATGAGGTCACCCACCGGGTACAGTTCACCGCCAACCCGTGGCTAGCGGGCTACATGGCGGATTCACTGGCGCTGTTGACCCGCGAACCCGCCGACGACCTGGGGCAAGTAGTGAGCCGGCTCGCGGACTTCGTCCGTACCCGCGGCTCCGGCGATGGCGACGACTTTGCCCCGTCGGGGATTCTGGGCCTGGTGCGAGCCGTGCAGTCGGAACCGCAACGCGAAGCCCTGGATCGGCTCTTGGTGCTGGGCACGCTGCTCGAGGGCCACGCCGAACACGTGATGGATGCGGTTGGCCCGGTGGTGGTGCCTTCGGTGGCCACGATCCGCCGCCGCTTCGACGAACGTCGCCAGCGCAAGCAACCACCGCTGCAGCGGCTGCTGCGCGCACTGTTGGGCTTCGACGCCAAGCTCAGTCAGTACACCCGCGGCAAGGCGTTCGTCGACCACGTGGTGGACCGGGTCGGGATGAAGCGGTTCAACACGATCTGGTCGGGCCCGACGACGTTGCCCCTGCCCGCCGAGATCGAGAACCCGCAGCGATGGATCGACCGGGTGCTGTAG
- a CDS encoding HNH endonuclease signature motif containing protein, with translation MFEDLQGLGSAALVGVVESTHRQESMLVARRMAAVAALLRNRRAAAERAEQRDGYAGIDGFDQTKAEVAAAMNVSPLAASYLVLYAETLDVRLPHLAALLAAGHTDWRTVRLIIGRTELVDEQLIAQLDESLAARIGTWQGWSRQRIINAVDAAVRAVDPDAARERQATAEADRHIGVNALGNGMAEVYGTVPAAAATAFDRRLSQLAGQVCAGDPRTMDQRRADAVGALAEGRTLGCGCARPECPARCADDRDGGGVRVVINVVAGEQTVYGTGTAPGYLEGYGVIDAEQVRDLVATAALHVIDPYTSPVAALRYQPSAALERAVRCRDLTCRFPGCGRPAMVCDLDHTIPFNHADPAAGGLTVLENLKCLCRQHHRLKTFGGWRDTQCADGAVIWTSPSGRRYRTSPAGVDLFGLGRRPPCAPPKPNRRGRSQQRASRIARARKHNREQRPINEYRRWLEQARKQEIADRRFRNHMRDMLFLFKGTPSTSPFCTWVNDPRESEELPPDWTPDKPMPEPLPGDPPF, from the coding sequence GTGTTCGAAGACCTGCAGGGGTTGGGCTCTGCGGCGCTGGTCGGGGTGGTTGAGTCCACGCACCGGCAGGAGTCGATGCTGGTGGCGCGACGGATGGCGGCGGTCGCGGCGTTGCTGCGGAATCGGCGCGCCGCCGCCGAGCGGGCCGAGCAGCGAGATGGGTATGCCGGCATCGATGGGTTCGACCAAACCAAGGCCGAGGTCGCTGCGGCGATGAATGTGTCGCCGCTGGCGGCAAGCTATCTGGTGTTATACGCCGAAACACTGGATGTGCGCCTGCCCCACCTCGCGGCATTGTTGGCGGCGGGGCACACCGATTGGCGCACCGTGCGCTTGATTATCGGGCGCACCGAACTGGTCGATGAACAACTGATCGCCCAGTTGGATGAGTCGCTGGCCGCACGGATCGGCACCTGGCAGGGCTGGTCGCGCCAGCGGATCATCAACGCCGTCGATGCCGCGGTGCGCGCGGTGGATCCCGATGCGGCCCGGGAGCGCCAAGCCACCGCCGAGGCGGATCGCCATATCGGTGTCAACGCGTTGGGCAATGGGATGGCCGAGGTGTATGGCACGGTGCCGGCGGCTGCGGCCACGGCCTTTGACCGGCGGCTGTCCCAGCTGGCCGGCCAGGTGTGTGCCGGTGATCCGCGCACCATGGATCAGCGGCGCGCGGATGCGGTGGGCGCGCTGGCCGAGGGCCGCACGCTGGGGTGTGGGTGTGCACGGCCGGAATGTCCCGCCAGATGCGCCGACGATCGCGATGGTGGTGGGGTGCGGGTGGTGATCAATGTGGTGGCCGGCGAGCAGACGGTGTATGGCACCGGCACGGCGCCGGGCTATCTGGAGGGCTATGGGGTCATTGATGCCGAGCAGGTGCGTGATTTGGTCGCTACCGCGGCCCTGCATGTCATCGATCCTTACACCAGCCCGGTGGCGGCGTTGCGGTATCAGCCTTCTGCGGCCTTGGAGCGAGCGGTGCGGTGTCGGGATTTGACGTGTCGGTTTCCCGGGTGTGGCCGCCCGGCGATGGTGTGCGACCTCGACCATACGATTCCGTTTAACCACGCCGACCCGGCCGCTGGTGGGCTGACCGTGCTGGAAAATCTGAAATGTCTTTGTAGACAACATCATCGGCTGAAAACGTTCGGTGGGTGGCGTGACACCCAGTGCGCCGATGGCGCGGTGATCTGGACCTCGCCTAGCGGGCGGAGGTATCGGACGTCGCCGGCCGGTGTGGACCTGTTCGGGCTGGGTCGAAGACCGCCATGCGCGCCGCCGAAACCCAATCGGCGCGGTCGCTCGCAGCAGCGCGCCAGCCGAATCGCCCGGGCACGCAAGCATAACCGCGAGCAGCGGCCCATCAACGAATACCGGCGCTGGCTCGAACAGGCTCGAAAGCAGGAGATCGCCGACCGCAGGTTCCGCAATCACATGCGCGACATGCTGTTCCTGTTCAAGGGCACACCGAGCACCAGCCCGTTCTGTACCTGGGTCAACGATCCCCGCGAGTCAGAAGAACTCCCACCGGACTGGACACCCGACAAGCCAATGCCGGAACCCCTACCCGGCGATCCGCCCTTCTGA
- a CDS encoding WXG100 family type VII secretion target, which produces MTINYQFGDVDAHGATIRAQAASLEAEHQAIVRDVLAAGDFWGGAGSVACQEFITQLGRNFQVIYEQANAHGQKVQTAGSNMAQTDSAVGSSWA; this is translated from the coding sequence ATGACCATCAACTATCAATTCGGCGATGTTGACGCCCACGGCGCCACCATCCGCGCGCAGGCCGCGTCACTGGAAGCCGAGCACCAGGCCATCGTTCGCGATGTGCTTGCGGCTGGCGACTTTTGGGGCGGCGCCGGTTCGGTGGCCTGCCAGGAGTTCATCACCCAACTGGGTCGCAACTTCCAGGTGATCTACGAGCAGGCCAACGCCCATGGCCAGAAGGTGCAGACAGCCGGCAGCAACATGGCACAAACCGACAGCGCGGTTGGGTCCAGCTGGGCCTGA
- a CDS encoding transposase has translation MALGCENRQGRFDDAMLLVGDQLPEGSIYRLLAEHGGALFGDDYFADLFKASTRGRPTVPARVVATVMLLQAYEGLSDREACDRLAFDLRWKAAAGLTVGAEAFHPTVLVGMRNRLRKSDRPRRLFDDVNTTAQAAGLLRGRRRVLDSTPLFDAVATQDTVIQLRAAIRKVLSVADRADPALAGAVRQVLTRDDDYASLGKPPCDWDDPKARESLVDALARDAQAALEVLDGRELDGPLAEAAQLLGLVAGQDVEAGEDGVFRIARRVARDRLISTVDVEARHGHKSRARTFDGYKSHLSVDPDEELITNVAITAANTADREVIDELLNEPVAGAPADAESDDDDDDGSDSQNGSGSKGFEVYGDSAYAGGATLDEQTQRGHDMRAKVPPVRNANGYSKDQFRIDLAGRTVTCPADHTVSIRAGVRHPVARFGVLCQSCPLRAECTKSRRGRVISIHPREAALQHAKARQRDPAWQQDYRTYRPVVERKISHFTHRPWGGRRARCRGHKRILTDILARAGAINLARLAALGLHHGAAGWAIA, from the coding sequence GTGGCGTTGGGATGTGAGAATCGGCAGGGCCGGTTCGATGACGCGATGCTTCTGGTGGGTGATCAGTTGCCCGAGGGCAGCATCTATCGGCTGTTGGCCGAGCACGGCGGCGCGCTGTTCGGCGATGACTATTTCGCCGACTTGTTCAAGGCCTCGACGCGGGGCCGCCCGACTGTGCCGGCGCGCGTGGTGGCCACGGTGATGCTGTTGCAGGCCTACGAGGGCTTGTCGGATCGGGAAGCGTGTGACCGGCTGGCTTTCGACTTGCGTTGGAAGGCCGCTGCCGGGTTGACAGTGGGGGCGGAGGCTTTTCACCCCACGGTGCTCGTTGGGATGCGCAACCGGCTGCGGAAGTCCGATCGGCCGCGGCGGTTGTTCGATGACGTCAATACCACCGCCCAAGCGGCCGGGTTGTTACGGGGACGGCGGCGGGTGTTGGATTCCACCCCGTTGTTTGATGCGGTGGCCACTCAGGACACGGTGATCCAGTTGCGGGCCGCGATCCGCAAAGTACTGTCCGTGGCTGACCGGGCCGATCCTGCGTTGGCGGGTGCGGTGCGGCAGGTGCTGACCCGCGACGATGACTACGCCAGCCTGGGTAAGCCGCCGTGCGACTGGGACGACCCGAAAGCCCGAGAGTCGCTGGTGGATGCGCTGGCCCGCGATGCCCAGGCGGCGTTGGAGGTGCTGGATGGCCGCGAGTTGGACGGGCCGCTCGCCGAAGCCGCCCAGCTGCTGGGGTTGGTGGCCGGCCAAGACGTCGAGGCCGGCGAGGATGGGGTGTTTCGTATCGCCCGGCGGGTGGCCCGGGATCGGCTGATCTCCACCGTCGATGTCGAGGCCCGCCACGGGCACAAGTCACGGGCCCGTACCTTCGACGGTTACAAAAGTCACCTCAGTGTGGATCCGGATGAGGAGCTGATCACCAATGTGGCCATCACCGCGGCCAACACCGCCGATCGCGAGGTCATCGACGAGCTGCTGAACGAACCCGTCGCGGGCGCACCTGCCGATGCCGAATCGGACGATGACGATGACGACGGTAGCGACTCACAGAATGGTTCGGGGTCCAAAGGGTTTGAGGTGTATGGGGATTCGGCCTACGCCGGCGGGGCTACGCTGGATGAGCAGACCCAGCGGGGTCATGACATGCGCGCCAAAGTGCCTCCGGTGCGCAACGCCAACGGCTATTCCAAAGACCAGTTCAGGATTGATCTGGCCGGCCGCACCGTCACCTGCCCGGCTGATCACACCGTGAGCATCCGCGCTGGTGTGCGTCACCCCGTGGCGCGCTTCGGTGTGCTGTGTCAGTCGTGTCCGTTGCGGGCGGAGTGCACGAAGTCCCGTCGGGGGCGCGTGATCAGCATTCACCCGCGGGAAGCCGCGCTGCAGCACGCCAAAGCGCGCCAACGAGATCCGGCCTGGCAGCAGGACTACCGGACCTATCGGCCGGTGGTGGAACGCAAGATCAGCCACTTCACCCACCGCCCCTGGGGTGGCCGAAGAGCCCGCTGCCGCGGACACAAACGCATCCTGACCGACATCCTGGCCCGAGCCGGCGCCATCAACCTCGCCCGACTGGCCGCCCTGGGCCTACACCACGGAGCCGCGGGCTGGGCGATTGCCTGA
- a CDS encoding inorganic diphosphatase, whose translation MQFDVTIEIPKGERNKYEIDHETGRVRLDRYLYTSMAYPTDYGFIEDTLGEDGDPLDALVLLPRPLFPGVLVEVRPVGMFRMVDEKGGDDKVLCVPAGDHRWDHIQDIGDVAQYELDAIKHFFVHYKDLEPGKFVKAADWVDRAEAEAEVQRSIERFKTNGH comes from the coding sequence GTGCAATTCGACGTGACCATCGAAATTCCGAAGGGCGAGCGCAACAAGTACGAGATCGACCACGAGACGGGTCGGGTGCGTCTGGACCGCTACCTCTATACCTCGATGGCCTACCCCACCGACTACGGCTTTATCGAGGACACGCTGGGTGAGGACGGCGACCCGCTGGACGCGCTGGTGCTGCTGCCGCGGCCGCTGTTCCCGGGGGTGTTGGTGGAGGTGCGGCCGGTGGGAATGTTCCGGATGGTCGACGAGAAGGGCGGCGACGACAAGGTGCTGTGTGTGCCAGCCGGCGACCACCGGTGGGACCACATCCAGGACATCGGCGACGTCGCGCAATACGAGTTGGACGCGATCAAGCACTTCTTCGTGCACTACAAGGACCTGGAGCCGGGCAAGTTCGTCAAGGCGGCCGACTGGGTTGACCGCGCCGAAGCCGAGGCAGAGGTGCAGCGGTCGATCGAGCGGTTCAAGACGAACGGGCATTAA